The genome window TCGGCCCGCTGGTCACGCTCCGCGTGGCGCTCGGCTCCGGCCTCGCTTTTCTTTCCGCCCAATTGTTGGACGTTGCGGTCTTCGACCGGATGCGTGCGCGGGCATGGTGGCAAGCGCCGCTGGGCTCCACCCTGGTCGGCAGCACCGTCGACACGGTGATCTTCTTCTCCATCGCCTTCGCCGCCACCTTCAACGGCATCGAGCCGGCCAACGTGCCGGGCTGGGCGCAGGAGGCGATTCCGCTTTTGGGGCAAGGCCCGGCGGCCCCGCTCTGGGTGTCGCTCGCGGTGGCCGACTGGGGCGTGAAGCTGGCGCTCGCGGCCCTCGCTCTGGTGCCCTTCCGCCTGCTGACCGCAAATCTCGCGGGTGCAGAAAAAGTTTGACAGGGGGAGCCTTCCTGATTCACGCTGAACTTGCGTTTTTCAACAGCTGAAAGGAGGTGATCCAGTGTCGAGAGCTACATTGGAGAGAGGTGTCGGGACAACAGTGGAGGTTCGCTCGTAGGGCTACCCCTGCGGCGTGAACGTCGCTTTTGGCTGAGGTCTAACCGACCCCGCCTCCATTAAGTTCGATAGGGCCGTTCCGACATCCGGGGCGGCCCTTTTGACAGGAAAGAACAGATGCCGATCAAGGTAAACGAGCAGATCACCATCGAGGATTGGGAAGTGAGCGAGGTCTTCACCACCTCGCAGGGGCCGGGCGGGCAGAACGTCAACAAGGTGGCCACCGCCGTCGAGCTGCGCTTCGCCGCCGCCAATTCGCCCAACCTGCCGCCGCCGGTCAAATCCCGCTTGCGCAGGCTCGCCGGGCGGCGCTGGACCGAGGGCGGCGAGTTGCTGCTGCTGGTGCAGGAAACCCGTTCACAGGCGCAGAACCGCGAGATCGCCCGCGAGCGGCTGGCCGAGCTGATCCGCAAGGCCTGCGAAAAGCCCAAGCGCCGCATCGCCACCCGCCCCACCCTCGGCTCCAAGAAGCGCCGCTTGAAGGCCAAGAAAGTGCGCGGCGAGGTCAAGGCCATGCGCGGCAAGGTCGACCCCGACGGGTGATGCGCCTGTAGGGTGGGTGAAACCCACCACCCCGGTCACCCCAAGGCCGACCAGAGCATCTTGAGCGCCGAAAGAAACAGAAACGCCGCAAAGGCCAGCTTCAGCCGCGCCGGATCGAGGCTATGCGCGATCTTTGAGCCCACCGGCGCGGTAAAGACCGAGGCCGAGAAGATCAGCACCGCCGCGGGCAGCGAGACATAGCCCAGTGAATAGGGCGGGCGCAGCGGCACGCCGAGGCCCGACCAGATGAAGCCGATCACCGCCGGCACCGCGATCACCAGCCCGAAGGCCGCCGCCGTGCCCACCGCCCGGTGCACCGGAAAGGAAAAGGCGGTGAGCGTGGGCACCGAAAGCGTGCCCCCGCCAATTCCCATCAGCGCCGAGAACACCCCGATGAATCCCGGCACCAGCCCGCGCGTCACCGGCCCCTTGGGCAGCTCGTCGGCCAGCACGATCTTTTTGGGCAGGGCCATGTTGATGGCCACCAGCAGCGCGATGACGCCGAAAATCAGAGTCAGCCCGCTCGAGGCGATCACCTTCGAGAGCAACCCGCCAATGAGCGCGCCCACAAAGATCACCGGCGCCCAGCTCTTCAGCAGGTCGGCGTCGATCGCGCCCTTCTTGTGGTGGCTCCGCGCCGAGCTGATGCTTGTGGGAATGATCGTCGCCAGCGATGTCGCCACCGCCACATGCATCGCCACCGCATCGGGCACCCCGAGCCATCCGAACAGCCAGAACAGCACCGGCACGATCACGATGCCGCCGCCAACGCCCAGAAGCCCGGCCAGCACCCCGGCCACGGCCCCCGTCGCCACCAGCCCCACGGCGAGCGCGATCAGCAGACCCAATGAATAGGTGTCGCTCAAACGATAACCTCCTGCGCCTGCTGCGCCCCCACGTCGAAGACCCGCTTGTAGCGCGCGATCTCCTCCGCCGGGCCCATCGCCTTCTTCGGGTTGTCCGAGAGCTTCACCGTCGGCCGTCCGTTGGCCGACACCGCCTTGCAGACTAGGCTGAACGGCGCCAATGCGTCCTGTGGGGTGAGGCCGCGGAAATCGTTGGTCAGCAGCGTGCCCCAGCCGAAAGACACCCGAACCCGGCCCCGAAACTGCGCCGCAAGCTCTTCGATCTTTTCCACGTCGAGCCCGTCGGAGAAGATCACCAGCTTCTTGGTCGGGTCTTCGCCGCGCGACTTCCACCACTTGATCGCCACCTCGGCCCCCTCCGCCGGATCGCCCGAGTCGATGCGGATGCCGGTCCAGCCCGCGAGCCAGTCGGGTGCGTTGTCCAGAAAGCCCTGGGTGCCGTAGGTGTCGGGCAGGATCATGCGCAGGTTGCCGTCATGCTCCTCGTGCCAGTCGGAGAGCACGTCATAGGGGGCTTGGGCCAACGCGGCGTCATCCTCGGCCAGCGCGGCATAGACCATGGGCAGCTCGTGGGCATTCGTGCCGATCGCCTCGAGGTCGCGGTTCTTGGCGATCAGGCAGTTGGAGGTGCCGGTGAACTTGTCGCCAAGCCCCTCCACCATCGCCCGCACGCACCAGTCCTGCCACAGGAAGCTGTGCCGCCGCCGGGTGCCGAAATCCGCCAGCTTCAACCCGTCGACCTCCTTCAGCCGCTCGATCTTTTCCCAGAGCTTGGTCATCGCGCGGGCATAGAGCACCTGAAGCTCGAACCGCGCCATCTGGTTCAGCACCGCCCGGCCCCGCAGCTCCATCAGCACCGCCAGCGCCGGAATTTCCCAAAGCATCACCTCGGGCCAGGAGCCTTCGAAGGTCAGCTCATACTGGTCGCCCACCCGCTCGAGGTGATAGGCGGGCAGCCGCAGGTTCTCGAACCACTCCATGAAGTCGGACCGGAACATCTGCCGCTTGCCATAAAACGTGTTGCCCCGCAGCCAGGTGCTCTCGCCCCGGGTCAGCGAGAGCGAGCGGATATGGTCGAGCTGTTCGCGTAGCTCCCCCTCGTCGATCAGCTTGGCCAGCGGCACCGACTTGGTGCGGTTGATCAGGCTGAACGTCACCTGCGTGTCGGGCTTGTTGCGAAACACCGACTGGCACATCAGCAGCTTGTAGAAATCGGTGTCGATGAGCGACCTTACGATGGGGTCGATCTTCCACTTGTGATTGTAGACGCGGCTGGCGATGTCGACCATCTGGTCCTCCGGAGTGCTGCCGGGTGGTTATTTCAAGCGGGGCCGGGGGAGTCCAGCGGGAGGCGGGTCATGTCGCGTCTTTCAGGTTCACCCGCGCCGAAAGCTCTTCGCGGGTTTCCACCCGCTCGGAGTAGCGGTCTACCAGGTGATCCTTGATGTCGCGGGTCAGCAGGGTGAAGCGCACCAGCTCCTCCATCACGTCGACCATCCGGTTATAGAAGGGCGAAGGCTTCATCCGCCCGTTTTCGAACTCGTTCGAGGCCCGCGCCACCGAACTCTGGTTCGGTATCGTCAGCAGCCGCATCCAGCGGCCCAGAATGCGCATCTGGTTCACCGAGTTGAAGCTTTGCGACCCACCCGAAACCTGCATCAGCGCCAGTGTCTTGCCCTGCGTGGGCCGCACCCCGCCAATCGGTGAAAGCGGAATCCAGTCCACCTGGTTCTTGAGGATGCCGGTCATCGCGCCGTGGCGTTCGGGGGATGACCAGACCATGCCCTCGCACCACATCACCATCTCGCGCAACTCAACCACCTTGGGGTGATCTGCGGGCGCATCGTCGGGCAGGGGCAGGCCGGAGGGGTTGAAAATGCGGGTCTCGCAGCCGAGCCTTTCCAGCACCCGCGCCGCCTCTTCGACCATCAGGCGGGAATAGGCCACCTCCCGCAACGAGCCGTAGAGCAGCAGAATCCGCGCCGGATGGCCGCTTTGCTCCCGTGGAAAAAGCTGGTCGGGTTCGGGCGCGCGAAAGCTGGCCTCGTCGAGGTGTGGGGTATCGGTCATCTGGCCTCCGGGCCGGTGTTTCGGATGGCAGAACAAGCCTGCCCTACAGGTTCACTCCACCAGCACGCCCGCACCGCGCATACCCTCCATGGCCGCCTTCAGCGAGCCGTCGAGGTCGATGGCGCGGCAAAGGTCGGTGCGCACGGTCACGGTGAAGCCGAGCTTGGCGGCATCGACGGCGGAGAAGTTCACGCAGTAATCGGTCGCCAGCCCCACCATGGTCAGCTTCTCGATCCCGCGCGTGCGCAGGTAGCCCTCCAACCCGGTCGGGGTGGTGTGATCGTTCTCGAAGAAGGCCGAATAGCTGTCGATCCGCGGGTTGTAGCCCTTACGCAGGATCAGGTCGGCGCGCGTGGTGTCCAGATCGGCATGACACTCCGCCCCCGCGCTGCCCTGAATGCAGTGATCAGGCCAGAGCACCTGCGGGCCATAGGGCATGTCGATCATCGAGAACGGCTCGGCCCCGGGGTGGCCCGAGGCGAAGGACGAATGCCCCTCGGGGTGCCAGTCCTGCGTCAGCACGACGGCGGGAAACTCCGCCATCAGCGCGTTGATGCCCGGAACAATCGTATCGCCCCCCTCAACGGCAAGCGCCCCGCCGGGGCAAAAGTCGTTCTGCACG of Oceanicola sp. 502str15 contains these proteins:
- a CDS encoding sulfite exporter TauE/SafE family protein; translated protein: MSDTYSLGLLIALAVGLVATGAVAGVLAGLLGVGGGIVIVPVLFWLFGWLGVPDAVAMHVAVATSLATIIPTSISSARSHHKKGAIDADLLKSWAPVIFVGALIGGLLSKVIASSGLTLIFGVIALLVAINMALPKKIVLADELPKGPVTRGLVPGFIGVFSALMGIGGGTLSVPTLTAFSFPVHRAVGTAAAFGLVIAVPAVIGFIWSGLGVPLRPPYSLGYVSLPAAVLIFSASVFTAPVGSKIAHSLDPARLKLAFAAFLFLSALKMLWSALG
- a CDS encoding queuosine precursor transporter, giving the protein MKTNLVIGVLAMAAVVVASNILVQHLLGDWLTWGALTYPVAFLVTDTMNRLYGARTARKVVVAGFLVGVACSFVGSQIQGEFGPLVTLRVALGSGLAFLSAQLLDVAVFDRMRARAWWQAPLGSTLVGSTVDTVIFFSIAFAATFNGIEPANVPGWAQEAIPLLGQGPAAPLWVSLAVADWGVKLALAALALVPFRLLTANLAGAEKV
- the pncA gene encoding bifunctional nicotinamidase/pyrazinamidase, with protein sequence MPDSALIVIDVQNDFCPGGALAVEGGDTIVPGINALMAEFPAVVLTQDWHPEGHSSFASGHPGAEPFSMIDMPYGPQVLWPDHCIQGSAGAECHADLDTTRADLILRKGYNPRIDSYSAFFENDHTTPTGLEGYLRTRGIEKLTMVGLATDYCVNFSAVDAAKLGFTVTVRTDLCRAIDLDGSLKAAMEGMRGAGVLVE
- the arfB gene encoding alternative ribosome rescue aminoacyl-tRNA hydrolase ArfB, with the protein product MPIKVNEQITIEDWEVSEVFTTSQGPGGQNVNKVATAVELRFAAANSPNLPPPVKSRLRRLAGRRWTEGGELLLLVQETRSQAQNREIARERLAELIRKACEKPKRRIATRPTLGSKKRRLKAKKVRGEVKAMRGKVDPDG
- the arsH gene encoding arsenical resistance protein ArsH; protein product: MTDTPHLDEASFRAPEPDQLFPREQSGHPARILLLYGSLREVAYSRLMVEEAARVLERLGCETRIFNPSGLPLPDDAPADHPKVVELREMVMWCEGMVWSSPERHGAMTGILKNQVDWIPLSPIGGVRPTQGKTLALMQVSGGSQSFNSVNQMRILGRWMRLLTIPNQSSVARASNEFENGRMKPSPFYNRMVDVMEELVRFTLLTRDIKDHLVDRYSERVETREELSARVNLKDAT
- the pncB gene encoding nicotinate phosphoribosyltransferase, which translates into the protein MVDIASRVYNHKWKIDPIVRSLIDTDFYKLLMCQSVFRNKPDTQVTFSLINRTKSVPLAKLIDEGELREQLDHIRSLSLTRGESTWLRGNTFYGKRQMFRSDFMEWFENLRLPAYHLERVGDQYELTFEGSWPEVMLWEIPALAVLMELRGRAVLNQMARFELQVLYARAMTKLWEKIERLKEVDGLKLADFGTRRRHSFLWQDWCVRAMVEGLGDKFTGTSNCLIAKNRDLEAIGTNAHELPMVYAALAEDDAALAQAPYDVLSDWHEEHDGNLRMILPDTYGTQGFLDNAPDWLAGWTGIRIDSGDPAEGAEVAIKWWKSRGEDPTKKLVIFSDGLDVEKIEELAAQFRGRVRVSFGWGTLLTNDFRGLTPQDALAPFSLVCKAVSANGRPTVKLSDNPKKAMGPAEEIARYKRVFDVGAQQAQEVIV